A stretch of Aerococcus christensenii DNA encodes these proteins:
- the miaA gene encoding tRNA (adenosine(37)-N6)-dimethylallyltransferase MiaA: MKKPKLLLIGGPTAVGKTALSIHLAQKFSGEIINGDAMQVYRHLSIGTAKPSLAERQGVPHYLLDSREIDQTYSVSDFKKEATESFQTIRQKGHLPILVGGTGLYLESFLFDFDLGGEVVPHPEFRQDMEAIARDEGVQALHDRLAQQDPKAAQAIHPNNVKRVIRALEVGKFSDHLFSEQSQDHDHHQSSYDYLMIGLKTDRQLLYERINQRIDLMMAEGLLQEAHYLYDAHLDPHYQCLQSIAYKEFFPYFRGEESLDQAILTLKRNSRRYAKRQLTWLKHRMSEVSWYDLIQHPESLQTLEEEVDAFLHTGA; the protein is encoded by the coding sequence ATGAAGAAGCCCAAACTTCTCTTGATCGGAGGACCGACTGCCGTAGGAAAGACAGCCCTATCTATTCATCTGGCTCAAAAATTTTCTGGAGAAATTATTAACGGAGACGCTATGCAGGTATACCGCCATCTCTCGATAGGGACGGCTAAGCCCAGTCTAGCAGAAAGGCAAGGGGTGCCGCATTATCTCTTAGATAGTCGAGAAATTGATCAAACTTATAGCGTCTCAGATTTTAAGAAAGAGGCCACTGAAAGTTTTCAAACCATTCGTCAAAAGGGGCACCTTCCTATTTTAGTCGGAGGGACGGGCCTGTATCTTGAATCTTTTCTTTTTGATTTTGATTTAGGGGGCGAAGTGGTCCCTCATCCGGAATTTAGACAGGACATGGAAGCTATTGCAAGAGACGAAGGGGTTCAAGCCTTGCATGATCGGCTGGCTCAACAAGATCCTAAAGCGGCTCAAGCGATTCATCCCAACAATGTTAAACGAGTGATTCGTGCTTTAGAAGTGGGAAAATTTTCAGACCATCTATTTTCAGAACAATCGCAAGATCATGACCACCATCAAAGTTCGTATGATTACCTTATGATTGGCTTAAAGACAGATCGACAATTACTTTATGAACGTATTAATCAACGGATAGACTTGATGATGGCAGAGGGGCTTTTACAAGAGGCTCACTATCTCTATGATGCTCATCTTGATCCTCACTACCAATGTTTGCAGTCTATTGCCTATAAGGAGTTTTTTCCTTATTTCAGAGGAGAAGAAAGCTTAGACCAAGCCATCCTAACTCTCAAGCGTAATTCTCGCCGCTATGCCAAAAGGCAGCTGACTTGGCTCAAGCATCGGATGTCAGAGGTGAGCTGGTATGATCTCATTCAGCATCCTGAAAGTCTTCAAACTTTAGAAGAGGAAGTAGATGCCTTCCTTCATACAGGCGCATAG
- the recN gene encoding DNA repair protein RecN: MLQYLRIDHFALIDHVAIDFEEGMTVLTGETGAGKSMIIDAVALLAGGRGSVDFIRKGQESFHLRGLFYLPNPSEDLCAFLDQEGIEWSDHQLMIVRSLDRSGRNTIKVNDCSLTVSSLKKLGHFLIDIHSQNQSQALLNPAYHLSMLDEYAGQALAEALSQYREVFERFSAAKQALAHFNLNEQEIAQRLDLLSFQCKELSAAQLVVGEDEQLKEERDTLRNYQVIATSLHTALEALTRGEDNALDKVSQAQTSLDKIASLSSSFEEFSKEMASIYFGLQELAYSVGERTDDLSYDPDRLDHIENRLAVIEQLKHKYGQTIPEILAYYEKIEEEYHNLQDRDSHKEVLQADYQKAKADITQAARKLHEIRKAAADTLSQAIEEQLRLLYMPHTCFKAHFSAKKTFDRTGADQVEFLIQTNVGEGLKSLAKVASGGELSRVMLAAKATLQASRQTTTVIFDEVDTGVSGRVAQAIAQRLFKIALSAQVLCISHLPQVAAMADQQLHITKTSQEGRTQTQAAYLDAEDRIKAIASMTSGEDLTEAAHLAAKEQVAQSFSYRQERRKEQ, translated from the coding sequence ATGTTACAATATTTAAGAATTGATCATTTCGCCTTAATTGATCATGTGGCGATTGACTTTGAAGAAGGCATGACCGTTCTCACTGGGGAGACCGGAGCTGGGAAGTCAATGATTATTGATGCGGTGGCACTCTTAGCCGGCGGAAGAGGATCGGTAGATTTTATCCGAAAAGGGCAAGAGAGTTTCCACTTGAGAGGCCTTTTTTATCTGCCGAATCCGTCCGAAGATCTCTGTGCCTTCTTAGACCAAGAAGGCATCGAATGGTCCGACCATCAACTGATGATTGTCAGAAGTTTGGATCGATCTGGGCGAAATACGATCAAGGTGAATGACTGTTCATTAACCGTGTCGAGTTTGAAAAAGCTAGGGCATTTTTTGATTGATATTCATAGTCAAAATCAAAGCCAAGCTCTCCTTAATCCCGCTTATCATTTGAGTATGCTGGATGAATATGCGGGGCAAGCTTTAGCCGAAGCCCTTAGTCAGTATCGAGAGGTATTTGAACGTTTTTCGGCAGCTAAGCAGGCCTTAGCGCATTTTAATTTAAATGAGCAGGAGATTGCGCAACGACTAGACTTGTTAAGTTTTCAATGTAAAGAATTGTCCGCTGCTCAATTAGTGGTAGGAGAGGACGAACAATTGAAGGAAGAACGTGACACTTTACGGAATTATCAAGTCATCGCAACTTCCTTACATACGGCTTTGGAAGCTTTAACGAGAGGAGAAGACAATGCTTTAGATAAGGTTAGTCAAGCCCAAACTTCTCTTGATAAAATTGCGTCACTTAGCTCTTCTTTTGAAGAATTTTCCAAGGAAATGGCTTCTATTTATTTTGGCTTACAAGAATTAGCCTATAGTGTAGGAGAGAGGACGGATGATCTTTCTTATGATCCAGATCGACTGGACCACATTGAGAATCGTTTAGCAGTGATTGAACAATTGAAGCATAAGTATGGGCAAACTATTCCAGAGATTCTCGCTTATTATGAAAAGATCGAAGAAGAGTACCACAACCTTCAAGATCGGGACAGTCATAAAGAAGTCCTTCAAGCGGATTATCAAAAAGCTAAAGCAGACATTACCCAAGCCGCTCGTAAACTCCATGAGATTCGAAAGGCTGCAGCAGATACCTTGAGTCAAGCGATCGAGGAACAGTTACGCTTACTTTATATGCCACATACCTGTTTTAAGGCTCACTTTAGCGCAAAGAAAACCTTCGATCGCACAGGAGCAGACCAGGTAGAATTCTTAATCCAAACCAATGTCGGGGAAGGACTCAAGTCTTTAGCTAAGGTAGCTTCAGGGGGAGAACTTTCTCGTGTGATGTTGGCAGCTAAGGCGACCCTCCAAGCCTCTCGTCAGACGACGACCGTGATTTTCGATGAAGTAGACACGGGCGTTTCAGGCAGAGTTGCTCAAGCTATCGCTCAGCGCCTCTTTAAGATTGCTCTATCTGCTCAAGTGCTCTGTATTTCTCACTTACCTCAAGTGGCAGCCATGGCTGACCAGCAGCTCCACATTACTAAGACTAGTCAAGAAGGGCGGACGCAAACCCAAGCCGCCTATCTCGATGCAGAGGATCGTATTAAGGCTATTGCTTCAATGACCAGTGGAGAAGATCTCACAGAGGCCGCCCATTTAGCCGCTAAGGAACAAGTAGCTCAATCGTTTAGCTACCGACAAGAAAGGCGGAAAGAGCAATGA
- a CDS encoding TlyA family RNA methyltransferase: MQKERADLLVVRQGLSDSREKAKRLIMAGQVYNEHQERIDKAGEKIPVTSQLEIKGETLPYVSRGGFKLEKARQEFHLDFQGKNVLDIGSSTGGFTDVALQNGACHSYALDVGTNQLAWKIRSDERVTVMEQTNFRYSKLEDFQEGQPDLATIDVSFISLGLILPPLHAILKTGGQVIALIKPQFEAGKDKVGKKGIVRDKKVHQEVIEEVFEKAVALGYRIESLTYSPITGGTGNIEFLCLMTRQEEGSYADHLDIAQVIEEAHQQFD, translated from the coding sequence GTGCAAAAAGAAAGAGCAGACCTGCTCGTGGTTCGACAAGGCTTAAGCGACTCTAGAGAAAAGGCCAAGCGACTGATTATGGCGGGGCAGGTCTATAATGAACACCAGGAACGTATTGACAAAGCAGGTGAAAAAATACCTGTGACTAGCCAATTAGAGATTAAAGGAGAAACCTTACCTTATGTGTCGAGAGGAGGCTTCAAGTTAGAGAAGGCTCGTCAAGAGTTTCATCTTGATTTTCAAGGGAAAAATGTCCTCGATATTGGGTCTTCCACGGGGGGATTTACGGATGTTGCCCTTCAAAATGGCGCTTGTCATTCTTATGCTCTCGACGTTGGAACCAATCAACTAGCCTGGAAAATTCGAAGCGATGAGCGGGTAACTGTGATGGAACAAACGAATTTTAGATATTCTAAGCTCGAAGACTTCCAAGAGGGTCAGCCAGATCTTGCGACAATTGATGTTTCTTTTATTTCTTTGGGATTGATTTTACCGCCCCTTCATGCAATTTTGAAGACAGGTGGGCAAGTGATTGCCTTGATTAAACCGCAATTTGAAGCAGGTAAGGACAAGGTCGGCAAAAAAGGGATCGTTCGTGACAAGAAGGTTCATCAGGAAGTTATTGAAGAAGTTTTCGAAAAGGCAGTGGCTTTAGGGTACCGGATTGAATCTCTTACCTATTCTCCAATTACAGGGGGAACAGGGAATATTGAATTTCTCTGTCTGATGACAAGACAAGAAGAAGGCAGTTATGCCGATCATTTAGACATTGCTCAAGTCATTGAGGAAGCTCACCAACAATTCGATTAG